One window from the genome of Pseudomonas frederiksbergensis encodes:
- the cobO gene encoding cob(I)yrinic acid a,c-diamide adenosyltransferase produces the protein MTDTPDRDERHLARMLRKKAVIDERIANSPNECGLLLVLTGNGKGKSSSAFGMLARAMGHGMQCGVVQFIKGRNSTGEELFFRRFPEQVRFHVMGEGFTWETQDRQRDIAAAEAAWAVSRELLSDPSIGLVVLDELNIALKHGYLDLDQVLSDLQARPPMQHVVVTGRGAKPEMIELADTVTEMGMIKHAFQAGIKAQKGVEL, from the coding sequence ATGACCGACACGCCCGATCGCGACGAACGCCACCTGGCGCGCATGCTGCGCAAGAAAGCCGTGATTGACGAGCGTATCGCCAATTCACCGAACGAGTGTGGCCTGCTGCTGGTGCTGACCGGCAATGGCAAGGGCAAAAGCAGTTCGGCATTCGGCATGTTGGCCCGGGCGATGGGGCATGGCATGCAATGCGGCGTGGTGCAATTCATCAAGGGTCGCAACAGCACCGGTGAAGAGCTGTTTTTCCGCCGCTTCCCGGAACAGGTGCGTTTTCATGTCATGGGCGAGGGCTTTACCTGGGAAACCCAGGATCGCCAGCGCGACATCGCCGCTGCCGAAGCGGCGTGGGCCGTGTCGCGTGAATTGCTCAGCGATCCGTCGATCGGCCTGGTGGTGCTCGACGAACTGAACATTGCCCTCAAGCACGGCTACCTCGACCTCGATCAAGTCTTGAGCGATCTGCAAGCCCGTCCGCCTATGCAACATGTGGTCGTGACCGGGCGCGGCGCCAAGCCCGAGATGATCGAGCTGGCCGATACCGTGACCGAAATGGGCATGATCAAGCACGCGTTCCAGGCCGGTATCAAGGCGCAGAAAGGCGTCGAACTGTGA